CAACAAAAAGTTAATGCCTGAATGTATTATCAAAACATTGCTTGAATTGCTTGAGCAAACTACATGTATGAACAAACAAACAACGATATTTTCTTAGCTATTATTAAGTTAAAATTTCTTAATTTACAAAACAATAATTAGGAATCAACAGGTGGTAATGGTGACTCTTGTTCCGCACTATTTTCTTTTAAACTTTGGTCATTATCATTATTATCTAGTTTTTTGCCGCTAGTTTTTTTCAGTTGTAAGTAACCACGTAAATTACGCATTCATACAGCCATAAAAGTTCCAAAAAAAACAGCAAGTAATAAGAACAGAAGAGAAACTAAACAACGATATAAAATCTTATCTCATCCTCATCAATAACCAGTTAAATAAATGCCATATAAAGTTCAAGATAAAGTAATTGTATAAGTAAACTGATCAGCTTGATGAAATTTTAATCAAAAACCACCACAAGTTAATAAAAAAACCCCTAAAACCATTGCCAAACCAAAACCAATTCCTGCCCCAACATCATAATGACGAGTAAAACTTAAATCTGGAGAAGTTAAAAAAAATAGCAACAAAAATGGTCCTACTGCTTCAATAATTAAAAATAAAAAACTTTTTCAAAAAACAGTCCGTGAAGCATGAAACTCTAAATCATTTTGTACTTCTGGTGGTAAATGTTCTCAATTATTGTCAGTATCATCCCTTTTGTCATTCTTTTTAATTACTTTCATATTATTAATTACTCCTCTTAAGATTCTTGTATTCCTATTTTAACATAAAAAAAATTGTTAAACTAACAACTTATCTTGTAATGGAGCGGGTGAAGGGAATCGAACCCTCACAGTCAGCTTGGAAGGCTGAAGTTCTACCATTAAACTACACCCGCATTTTTAATTTTTATAATTAATCACAATAATATATATACCACTGTCTTAATTTGATGTCAATTGTTTTTACCTAAAATGGTACCCGAGACCGGACTTGAACCGGTACAGTTGTAAAACCGACGGATTTTAAGTCCGTTGCGTCTACCTATTCCGCCACTCGGGCATATATATCTAATAAATGGTCTCCTGTAAAGGACTTGAACCTTTGACCCACTGGTTAAAAGCCAGATGCTCTACCAACTGAGCTAACAGGAGACTTAAATGGCTGGGCTAGCTGGATTTGAACCAGCGCATGAAGGAGTCAAAGTCCTTTGCCTTACCGCTTGGCTATAGCCCAATATCTTAATAAAGATGGTGGAGGGGGAGGGATTCGAACCCCCGAACCCGAAGGAGCTGAGTTACAGTCAGATGTGTTTGGCCACTTCACTACCCCTCCAAGAATGGTGCTGGCTAGAAGAATCGAACTCCCAACCTACTGATTACAAGTCAGTTGCTCTACCAGTTGAGCTAAGCCAGCACAAACATTAATGGTCGGGTGTAACGGACTTGAACCGCTGACCACCTGCTTGTAAGGCAGGCGCTCTCCCAACTGAGCTAACACCCGATTACACAATACATTGATTGTGTTAAAACCTTTATAATTTTATATAAAACAATAATTTTTGTCAATTAAAATAATTATTAATTAATTATTTTTTAAAAAAATCACAGAACACTCCTATTAAAGAGGAATAACAAGATAAATTTTAAAATGCAATATATGAATATTATTGAAGTTTAAATAATAATTATTGTTATACTGTAAATAGTTATAAAATAAAAGCCACCTATTTCTAAAGTTTTTATTTAAACATCCCAATTTCTAATCTTACAAGGTTTTTGTTTTATTACTAAAAGAAGCTAAAAAATTAATAGTAGAAAATGTAATATGGTGGTTATTACTTTTAAAATTAATAAAGGCTTCAAAAATAAGGCCCATCCTTTTGTTAAAATATAAAGGCAACTAAAACTCATATAAAATGAAAAAAA
This genomic window from Spiroplasma sp. SV19 contains:
- a CDS encoding DxFTY motif-containing membrane protein codes for the protein MKVIKKNDKRDDTDNNWEHLPPEVQNDLEFHASRTVFWKSFLFLIIEAVGPFLLLFFLTSPDLSFTRHYDVGAGIGFGLAMVLGVFLLTCGGFWLKFHQADQFTYTITLSWTLYGIYLTGYWWGWDKILYRCLVSLLFLLLAVFFGTFMAVWMRNLRGYLQLKKTSGKKLDNNDNDQSLKENSAEQESPLPPVDS